A genome region from Arachis duranensis cultivar V14167 chromosome 6, aradu.V14167.gnm2.J7QH, whole genome shotgun sequence includes the following:
- the LOC107492625 gene encoding pentatricopeptide repeat-containing protein At2g41720 isoform X1: MKNQKNYCARNDIYNMMIRLHARHNRTDQARGLFFEMQEWRCKPDAETYNALINVHGRAGQWRWAMNIMDDMLRAAIPPSRSTYNNLINACGSSGNWKEALNVCKKMTDNGVGPDLVTHNIVLSAFKSGAQYSKALSYFELMKGTHIRPDTTTLNIIIHCLVKLQQYDKAIDIFNSMRKNKSDCSPDVVTFTSIIHLYSTCGQVENCVAAFNMMLAEGLKPNTISYNSLIGAYAACGMDKEALMVFNEIKQNGFRPDIVSYTSLLNAYGRSQKPQKAREIFAMIKKNRLKPNIVTYNALIDAYGSNGLLAEAIEILREMEQDGIYPNVVSICTLLAACGRCSQKVKIDTILSAAEMRGIKLNTVAYNSAIGAYMNVGKYDKAVGLYKSMRKKNIKPDSVTCTVLISGCCNMSKYSEALVFMEEMMHLRLPLTKEVYSSAICAYSKLGQVIEAESTFNLMKSSGCYPDVVAYTAMLDAYNAGENREKAYALFEEMEVNGIKLDTIACAALMRAFNKGGQPGRVLSLAESMREKDIPFSDTIYFEMVSACSSLHDWRTAVDIMKYIEPSLPVISSGCLNLFLKFLGKSGKIETMLKLFYKMLASGADINLNTYSVILKTLLSSGNWRKYLEVLQWMEDSGIQPSNEMYHDISSYSQRCVGAENAAVVKERLESVKGKSRERFSPSQSRESTALSSPLFSN, encoded by the exons ATGAAGAACCAGAAGAACTACTGTGCGCGTAATGATATATACAACATGATGATTAGGTTGCATGCTAGGCATAACCGAACTGACCAGGCTCGTGGATTGTTCTTTGAGATGCAAGAATGGAG GTGTAAACCTGATGCTGAGACTTATAATGCTCTTATCAATGTGCATGGTCGAGCTGGACAGTGGCGTTGGGCGATGAATATCATGGATGACATGCTGCGAGCTGCT ATTCCGCCAAGCCGGTCAACCTATAACAACTTGATAAACGCCTGTGGCTCTAGTGGAAATTGGAAAGAAGCACTTAATGTTTGCAAGAAAATGACAGACAATGGAGTTGGGCCTGATCTTGTTACACACAATATTGTGTTATCTGCATTTAAAAGTGGGGCTCAGTATTCAAAAGCTCTGTCTTATTTTGAACTAATGAAGGGAACTCACATTCGTCCTGACACAACTACCCTTAACATTATTATCCATTGTCTTGTGAAGCTTCAACAGTATGACAAAGCCATCGATATTTTCAATTCCATGAGGAAAAATAAGTCAGATTGTAGTCCTGATGTTGTAACTTTTACCAGCATCATACACTTGTATTCTACATGTGGGCAAGTTGAAAATTGCGTGGCTGCATTTAATATGATGCTTGCAGAAGGGCTGAAACCCAACACAATCTCATATAATTCACTAATTGGTGCATATGCTGCTTGCGGGATGGACAAGGAGGCACTTATGGTTTTCAATGAGATCAAACAAAATGGTTTCCGGCCAGATATTGTGTCCTATACATCTTTGCTTAATGCTTATGGAAGATCACAAAAGCCTCAAAAAGCAAGAGAAATATTTGCAATGATAAAGAAAAACAGATTGAAGCCTAACATTGTTACTTACAATGCACTAATTGATGCCTATGGATCTAATGGTTTGTTGGCGGAGGCAATTGAAATATTGCGTGAGATGGAACAAGATGGAATTTATCCAAATGTTGTCTCAATATGCACTCTCTTGGCTGCCTGTGGGCGGTGCAGTCAGAAGGTGAAGATTGATACAATCCTATCAGCAGCTGAGATGCGAGGCATTAAATTGAATACAGTTGCCTATAATTCAGCTATAGGAGCCTATATGAATGTGGGGAAATATGACAAAGCTGTAGGCTTGTATAAATCTATgaggaagaaaaatataaaacctgATTCTGTTACTTGCACTGTGTTGATAAGTGGTTGTTGTAATATGTCAAAATATAGTGAAGCCCTAGTTTTCATGGAAGAAATGATGCATCTTAGACTTCCTTTGACCAAAGAGGTCTACTCTTCTGCCATATGTGCTTACAGCAAACTG GGACAAGTCATAGAAGCAGAATCCACATTTAACTTGATGAAATCATCTGGTTGCTATCCTGATGTAGTGGCATATACTGCAATGCTTGATGCATACAATGCAGGAg AGAATCGGGAAAAAGCATATGCACTCTTTGAAGAAATGGAAGTGAATGGCATCAAGCTAGATACGATTGCATGTGCTGCCCTGATGAGGGCCTTTAATAAAGGTGGTCAACCAGGAAGGGTCCTCAGTCTTGCAGAAAGTATGAGAGAAAAAGATATTCCTTTCAGTGATACCATTTATTTTGAAATGGTATCTGCCTGTAGCTC ATTGCATGATTGGAGGACAGCGGTTGATATCATGAAGTACATAGAGCCCTCACTTCCTGTAATTTCGTCTGGATGCTTGAACCTTTTCCTCAAATTTTTAGGAAAAAGTGGAAAGATTGAAACTATGTTGAAG TTATTCTACAAGATGTTGGCATCGGGTGCTGATATTAACCTCAACACTTATTCTGTTATATTGAAAACCCTCTTATCCTCTGGAAACTGGAGGAAATATTTAGAG GTACTACAATGGATGGAGGATTCAGGAATTCAACCATCAAACGAAATGTACCATGATATATCCTCCTATTCACAAAGATGTGTTGGGGCTGAGAATGCTGCAGTGGTAAAAGAAAGACTTG AATCCGTGAAGGGAAAATCCAGGGAACGATTTTCTCCAAGCCAATCACGTGAGTCCACTGCACTCAGCTCACCCTTGTTTTCGAATTAG
- the LOC107492625 gene encoding pentatricopeptide repeat-containing protein At2g41720 isoform X2, with the protein MTDNGVGPDLVTHNIVLSAFKSGAQYSKALSYFELMKGTHIRPDTTTLNIIIHCLVKLQQYDKAIDIFNSMRKNKSDCSPDVVTFTSIIHLYSTCGQVENCVAAFNMMLAEGLKPNTISYNSLIGAYAACGMDKEALMVFNEIKQNGFRPDIVSYTSLLNAYGRSQKPQKAREIFAMIKKNRLKPNIVTYNALIDAYGSNGLLAEAIEILREMEQDGIYPNVVSICTLLAACGRCSQKVKIDTILSAAEMRGIKLNTVAYNSAIGAYMNVGKYDKAVGLYKSMRKKNIKPDSVTCTVLISGCCNMSKYSEALVFMEEMMHLRLPLTKEVYSSAICAYSKLGQVIEAESTFNLMKSSGCYPDVVAYTAMLDAYNAGENREKAYALFEEMEVNGIKLDTIACAALMRAFNKGGQPGRVLSLAESMREKDIPFSDTIYFEMVSACSSLHDWRTAVDIMKYIEPSLPVISSGCLNLFLKFLGKSGKIETMLKLFYKMLASGADINLNTYSVILKTLLSSGNWRKYLEVLQWMEDSGIQPSNEMYHDISSYSQRCVGAENAAVVKERLESVKGKSRERFSPSQSRESTALSSPLFSN; encoded by the exons ATGACAGACAATGGAGTTGGGCCTGATCTTGTTACACACAATATTGTGTTATCTGCATTTAAAAGTGGGGCTCAGTATTCAAAAGCTCTGTCTTATTTTGAACTAATGAAGGGAACTCACATTCGTCCTGACACAACTACCCTTAACATTATTATCCATTGTCTTGTGAAGCTTCAACAGTATGACAAAGCCATCGATATTTTCAATTCCATGAGGAAAAATAAGTCAGATTGTAGTCCTGATGTTGTAACTTTTACCAGCATCATACACTTGTATTCTACATGTGGGCAAGTTGAAAATTGCGTGGCTGCATTTAATATGATGCTTGCAGAAGGGCTGAAACCCAACACAATCTCATATAATTCACTAATTGGTGCATATGCTGCTTGCGGGATGGACAAGGAGGCACTTATGGTTTTCAATGAGATCAAACAAAATGGTTTCCGGCCAGATATTGTGTCCTATACATCTTTGCTTAATGCTTATGGAAGATCACAAAAGCCTCAAAAAGCAAGAGAAATATTTGCAATGATAAAGAAAAACAGATTGAAGCCTAACATTGTTACTTACAATGCACTAATTGATGCCTATGGATCTAATGGTTTGTTGGCGGAGGCAATTGAAATATTGCGTGAGATGGAACAAGATGGAATTTATCCAAATGTTGTCTCAATATGCACTCTCTTGGCTGCCTGTGGGCGGTGCAGTCAGAAGGTGAAGATTGATACAATCCTATCAGCAGCTGAGATGCGAGGCATTAAATTGAATACAGTTGCCTATAATTCAGCTATAGGAGCCTATATGAATGTGGGGAAATATGACAAAGCTGTAGGCTTGTATAAATCTATgaggaagaaaaatataaaacctgATTCTGTTACTTGCACTGTGTTGATAAGTGGTTGTTGTAATATGTCAAAATATAGTGAAGCCCTAGTTTTCATGGAAGAAATGATGCATCTTAGACTTCCTTTGACCAAAGAGGTCTACTCTTCTGCCATATGTGCTTACAGCAAACTG GGACAAGTCATAGAAGCAGAATCCACATTTAACTTGATGAAATCATCTGGTTGCTATCCTGATGTAGTGGCATATACTGCAATGCTTGATGCATACAATGCAGGAg AGAATCGGGAAAAAGCATATGCACTCTTTGAAGAAATGGAAGTGAATGGCATCAAGCTAGATACGATTGCATGTGCTGCCCTGATGAGGGCCTTTAATAAAGGTGGTCAACCAGGAAGGGTCCTCAGTCTTGCAGAAAGTATGAGAGAAAAAGATATTCCTTTCAGTGATACCATTTATTTTGAAATGGTATCTGCCTGTAGCTC ATTGCATGATTGGAGGACAGCGGTTGATATCATGAAGTACATAGAGCCCTCACTTCCTGTAATTTCGTCTGGATGCTTGAACCTTTTCCTCAAATTTTTAGGAAAAAGTGGAAAGATTGAAACTATGTTGAAG TTATTCTACAAGATGTTGGCATCGGGTGCTGATATTAACCTCAACACTTATTCTGTTATATTGAAAACCCTCTTATCCTCTGGAAACTGGAGGAAATATTTAGAG GTACTACAATGGATGGAGGATTCAGGAATTCAACCATCAAACGAAATGTACCATGATATATCCTCCTATTCACAAAGATGTGTTGGGGCTGAGAATGCTGCAGTGGTAAAAGAAAGACTTG AATCCGTGAAGGGAAAATCCAGGGAACGATTTTCTCCAAGCCAATCACGTGAGTCCACTGCACTCAGCTCACCCTTGTTTTCGAATTAG
- the LOC127748427 gene encoding uncharacterized protein LOC127748427 yields MAASSASLGAAPGFEFSMRNIEPMLLRHLPPMATTTTAPHCLYQLGGTAAAESTRMQTAIFCKKKSSKTAFEETKQGFVDYDRGQHDVSDRLSGLRKGISLTSLEYYSFLASLNRFQFCRA; encoded by the exons ATGGCAGCATCATCTGCCTCGCTGGGAGCTGCACCTGGGTTCGAATTTTCAATGAGGAATATAGAACCCATGTTG CTCAGGCATCTTCCGCCAATGGCCACTACCACCACCGCACCTCACTGTCTCTACCAACTCGGGGGCACCGCCGCCGCTGAGTCAACTCGCATGCAAACCGCCATCTTTTGCAAGAAAAAATCCAGTAAGACGGCATTCGAGGAGACAAAGCAGGGCTTCGTGGACTACGACCGCGGCCAGCACGACGTCTCCGACAGGCTCTCCGGCCTCCGGAAGGGAATTTCCCTTACCTCATTAGAGTATTATTCTTTTCTCGCTTCATTGAATCGTTTCCAATTTTGCCGTGCTTAA
- the LOC107492624 gene encoding uncharacterized protein LOC107492624: MGLLSMAMAKAKAKATGTTTHTTDMGLLLVFFPQNHNAPNTNSTFKRTNSNNLILSKTQSTISICALLFFLTLLLFTLSTFEPTNTLHHNNNQPTKLAQSKTQNHNNWFLPKRFWPNTPFKSQHSHYSPSKALQRMGTLYRRGTRAMTDLVICHVADETTVHEFRYFLRLIHRSGLTARTDVVFLFASGSLSSSFAPVIREENEAFSSLVELHSELNSTRWSQLPESTFDVTRFFVRVGKKGEEIAEPLWGKKTRINTSDGESSRRGGGGEVMLSYGSVLSFDAAELDPENSLAGFLDRVPLSLRRWACYPMLLGRVRHNFKHVMLVDVKNAAVVNDPLGRVRNRKSESVFLFVKHGKKNNDATRTSQRPVNPAVVMGGARGVRRLANAVVVEIVRAAMQQRKRKNSVSESAILSQLTGGNEFMLKAKGVELMEPSESIPDASQLSGRNSSASLSDYAIIQRGTTSNHDLISSVIKKQICSSVVDSSVYRDC, encoded by the coding sequence ATGGGGCTCCTTTCAATGGCAATGGCAAAGGCAAAGGCAAAAGCCACAGGCACCACCACCCACACCACCGACATGGGTCTTCTCTTAGTCTTCTTCCCTCAGAACCACAATGCCCCTAACACAAACTCCACCTTCAAGAGAACCAACTCTAACAACCTTATTCTCTCCAAGACCCAATCAACTATCTCCATATGTGCACTCCTCTTCTTCCTTACTCTCCTTCTCTTCACACTCTCCACATTTGAACCCACTAACACACTTCATCATAACAACAACCAACCAACTAAACTCGCCCAATCTAAAACCCAAAACCACAATAATTGGTTTTTACCAAAGCGCTTCTGGCCAAACACGCCCTTCAAATCACAACATTCACATTATTCTCCCTCCAAGGCACTTCAGAGAATGGGCACCTTATACCGTAGAGGAACAAGAGCAATGACCGATCTAGTTATCTGCCACGTGGCCGACGAAACCACCGTCCACGAATTCCGTTATTTTCTCAGATTAATCCACCGCTCAGGACTCACTGCAAGAACCGACGTCGTTTTTCTCTTCGCTTCTGgttctctctcctcctccttcgcGCCGGTTATTCGCGAAGAGAACGAAGCTTTCTCCTCGCTTGTTGAGCTGCACTCTGAGTTGAACTCGACTCGATGGAGCCAGTTACCTGAGTCAACGTTCGATGTGACTCGCTTCTTTGTTAGGGTTGGGAAGAAGGGAGAGGAGATCGCGGAACCGCTATGGGGGAAGAAAACAAGGATCAATACGAGTGACGGTGAGTCGAGTCGCCGCGGCGGCGGTGGCGAGGTGATGCTGAGTTACGGATCGGTGCTGAGTTTCGACGCGGCGGAGCTTGACCCGGAGAACTCGCTCGCAGGGTTTCTGGACCGAGTTCCGCTCAGTCTACGGCGGTGGGCGTGTTACCCTATGCTGCTTGGCCGAGTCAGACACAATTTCAAGCACGTGATGCTCGTGGACGTGAAGAACGCGGCGGTGGTGAATGACCCGCTCGGCCGAGTCAGGAATCGGAAGTCGGAGTCGGTTTTTCTGTTTGTGAAGCACGGGAAGAAGAATAACGACGCGACTCGGACGAGTCAGCGCCCGGTCAACCCGGCTGTCGTGATGGGCGGCGCTCGCGGCGTCCGGCGGTTGGCAAATGCGGTTGTGGTGGAGATCGTGCGGGCAGCGATGCAgcaaaggaagaggaagaattcAGTGTCCGAGTCAGCGATACTGAGTCAACTCACCGGCGGGAACGAGTTCATGTTGAAGGCGAAAGGCGTTGAGTTAATGGAGCCGAGCGAGTCGATCCCTGATGCGAGTCAACTCAGTGGGCGAAACTCGAGCGCGTCGCTTTCAGATTATGCAATAATTCAACGCGGGACAACGAGTAATCATGATTTAATTAGTTCTGTTATTAAAAAGCAAATTTGTTCTTCTGTGGTTGATTCTTCTGTCTATAGAGATTGTTAG